Proteins from a single region of Dyadobacter fanqingshengii:
- a CDS encoding sulfatase family protein, which yields MKKSLFSVFVTAFFLLSVTGFAQKTKQPNFIIILADDLGYGDLSSYGHPTIRTPNLDKMALEGTRFTQFYVAANVCSPSRAALLTGRLPIRNGVFGTNSANKVFFINSTSGLPKRETTLPKALKSKGYQTAIVGKWHLGSLPEFLPLNYGFDSYFGIPYSNDMGKESFRTGKDGKPILSTENPPLPLYRDSKLLETEPDQDLLTKRFTAEVTDLITKNKNKPFFIYYASPFPHVPLHASPDFAGKSKRGLYGDVVEELDWSVGQILNKLKELKLDKNTFVVFLSDNGPWLMKSLIDENGGSSGLLYEAKASTYEGGMRVPAIAWMPGTVKPQISSAIATSMDLYPTILKWAGAEAPANAPLDGNNIAEILTGKTDKVTDIVYYYDANNLYAIRKGAYKAHFRTNPSYSQKPAAEHNPPLLYNLEHDPSEKFEIGNKNPQVIEELAAAYKKHLESVVPVDAELDKREVRK from the coding sequence ATGAAAAAAAGTCTCTTTTCTGTTTTTGTAACAGCATTTTTCCTGCTTTCTGTGACCGGTTTTGCCCAAAAGACAAAGCAGCCAAATTTCATCATCATCCTCGCCGATGATCTCGGTTATGGCGATTTGAGTTCTTACGGTCACCCCACGATCCGCACGCCGAACCTGGACAAAATGGCGCTGGAGGGAACGCGTTTTACGCAGTTTTACGTCGCGGCCAATGTGTGTTCGCCGAGCCGCGCCGCCTTGCTTACGGGCCGGTTGCCGATCCGGAACGGCGTTTTTGGGACCAATAGCGCCAACAAAGTTTTCTTTATCAATTCCACCAGCGGACTTCCTAAACGTGAGACAACTTTGCCCAAAGCATTGAAATCGAAGGGTTACCAGACTGCTATTGTCGGAAAATGGCACCTGGGTTCGCTGCCGGAGTTTTTGCCGCTGAATTATGGTTTTGATTCCTATTTCGGTATTCCGTATTCCAATGATATGGGCAAAGAGTCCTTCCGCACCGGCAAGGATGGAAAGCCCATTTTATCTACTGAAAATCCGCCATTGCCCCTTTACCGCGATTCTAAATTGCTGGAAACGGAGCCGGACCAGGATCTGCTGACGAAAAGATTTACGGCAGAGGTTACGGACTTGATCACTAAGAACAAGAACAAACCATTCTTCATTTATTACGCAAGCCCGTTCCCGCACGTGCCACTGCATGCGTCACCGGATTTTGCCGGGAAAAGCAAGCGCGGTTTGTATGGCGATGTAGTGGAAGAACTGGATTGGAGCGTTGGGCAGATTTTGAATAAATTAAAAGAGCTCAAACTGGATAAAAACACATTCGTGGTGTTCCTGAGCGACAATGGTCCGTGGCTGATGAAATCGCTGATCGATGAAAATGGCGGTTCGTCTGGCTTGCTGTACGAAGCCAAAGCGTCCACCTATGAAGGCGGCATGCGCGTTCCGGCCATTGCTTGGATGCCCGGAACGGTTAAGCCGCAAATATCGTCGGCCATTGCAACTTCCATGGATTTATATCCCACAATCCTGAAATGGGCTGGCGCCGAGGCACCTGCAAACGCACCGCTTGACGGGAATAACATTGCTGAAATTCTCACAGGAAAAACGGATAAGGTGACGGACATTGTGTATTACTACGATGCCAACAACTTGTACGCGATCAGAAAAGGAGCTTATAAAGCGCATTTTAGAACAAATCCTTCCTATTCGCAAAAGCCTGCTGCTGAGCATAATCCGCCATTGTTATACAACCTGGAACACGACCCTTCGGAGAAATTTGAGATTGGAAACAAAAATCCGCAGGTGATCGAAGAATTGGCGGCAGCTTATAAAAAGCATCTGGAAAGTGTGGTTCCCGTCGACGCTGAGCTGGATAAGCGCGAGGTGCGAAAGTAA